A part of Pantoea vagans genomic DNA contains:
- a CDS encoding phosphoketolase, whose translation MSYSPASPEFTLIDRYWRAANYLSVGQIYLMDNPLLREPLKPEHIKPRLLGHWGTTPGLNFIYAHLNRVIRKQNLNMIYICGPGHGGPGMVANTWLEGSYSEIYPHISQDAAGMQRLFKQFSFPGGIPSHAAPETPGSINEGGELGYSLSHAFGAAFDNPDLVVPCVIGDGEAETGPLASSWHGIKFLNPERDGAVLPILHLNGYKIANPTLLGRSSDDDLHQLFSGYGYEPIFVSGHEPEKMHPLMAEALDSAFTKIATYQREARSDNVSADVPRWPMIILRSPKGWTGPKTVDGKKVEDFWRAHQVPVAACREDDGHRQILETWMRSYQPDDLFDEQGRLKPELQALAPEGDKRMGASPYANGGLLRRELDTPALAEFACDVSEPGTEMAQATEHLGRYLSVLFQRNRDNFRLFGPDETASNRLTPVFDVTSRTWLERTEPYDEQLARDGRVMEILSEHQCQGWLEGYLLTGRHGLFNCYEAFIHIVDSMFNQHAKWLKVSRKLGWRKPISSLNYLLSSHVWRQDHNGYSHQDPGFMDHVANKKADIVRIYLPPDANTLLWVGDHCLRTWNRINVIVAGKQPAPQWLDMASAVTHCEAGMGEWRWAGTTPENEQPDVVMACAGDVPTMETMAAVDLLREMLPELRIRVVNVVDLLALQPQDKHPHGKSDAEFDALFTQDKPVIFAFHGYPALIHRLTYARTNHRNFHVRGFNEEGTTTTPFDMTVLNELDRYHLAQEVILRVPGLADAHPELLEDLQQRLAEHHRYVREHGEDLPEVQNWKWPSATAPGAPD comes from the coding sequence ATGTCTTACTCCCCTGCATCACCGGAATTCACGCTGATCGACCGCTACTGGCGGGCAGCAAATTACCTCTCCGTCGGACAGATTTACCTGATGGATAACCCACTGTTACGCGAACCGCTCAAACCGGAGCACATCAAACCGCGTCTGCTGGGCCACTGGGGCACTACGCCAGGGCTGAATTTTATCTATGCCCATCTCAACCGTGTTATCCGCAAACAGAACCTGAATATGATCTACATCTGTGGGCCCGGACACGGCGGCCCCGGCATGGTGGCAAATACCTGGCTGGAGGGCAGCTACAGCGAAATTTATCCGCACATCTCCCAGGATGCAGCGGGCATGCAGCGCCTGTTTAAGCAGTTCTCGTTTCCGGGCGGCATTCCCAGCCACGCAGCACCGGAAACCCCCGGCTCGATTAATGAAGGCGGTGAGCTGGGCTATTCGCTCTCCCATGCCTTTGGTGCCGCTTTCGATAACCCCGATCTGGTGGTGCCGTGCGTGATTGGCGACGGTGAAGCCGAGACCGGCCCGCTGGCCTCCAGCTGGCACGGTATCAAATTCCTCAATCCTGAACGTGACGGCGCGGTGCTGCCGATTCTGCATCTTAACGGTTACAAGATTGCCAACCCTACGCTGCTGGGTCGCAGCAGCGACGACGATCTCCACCAGCTGTTCAGCGGCTACGGCTATGAGCCAATATTTGTCAGCGGACATGAGCCGGAAAAAATGCATCCGCTGATGGCGGAGGCGCTGGATAGCGCCTTCACTAAAATCGCCACTTATCAGCGTGAAGCCCGCAGCGACAACGTCAGCGCCGATGTGCCGCGCTGGCCGATGATCATTCTGCGCAGCCCCAAAGGCTGGACCGGCCCCAAAACGGTCGACGGTAAGAAGGTGGAAGATTTCTGGCGGGCGCATCAGGTACCGGTCGCCGCCTGTCGTGAAGATGACGGTCATCGCCAGATCCTTGAGACGTGGATGCGCAGCTACCAGCCCGATGACCTGTTTGATGAACAGGGTCGCTTAAAACCGGAACTGCAGGCGCTGGCACCGGAAGGCGATAAACGCATGGGCGCATCACCCTATGCCAATGGCGGCCTGCTGCGCCGCGAGCTGGATACGCCTGCGCTGGCGGAATTTGCCTGCGATGTCAGCGAGCCAGGCACAGAGATGGCGCAGGCCACGGAGCATCTGGGCCGCTATCTCAGCGTGCTGTTCCAGCGCAACCGCGATAATTTCCGTCTGTTTGGCCCGGATGAAACCGCCTCTAACCGCCTGACGCCAGTGTTCGACGTGACCAGCCGCACCTGGCTGGAACGAACCGAGCCGTACGATGAGCAGTTGGCGCGGGATGGCCGGGTGATGGAAATCCTCAGTGAGCATCAGTGTCAGGGCTGGCTGGAAGGTTATCTGCTGACCGGCCGTCACGGGCTGTTCAACTGCTATGAAGCCTTTATCCACATCGTCGATTCGATGTTTAACCAGCACGCCAAGTGGCTGAAAGTATCGCGTAAGCTGGGCTGGCGTAAGCCGATTTCATCGCTTAACTACCTGCTCTCTTCCCACGTCTGGCGACAGGACCACAACGGCTACAGCCATCAGGATCCGGGCTTTATGGATCACGTTGCCAACAAGAAAGCGGATATCGTGCGCATCTATCTGCCGCCCGATGCCAATACGCTGCTGTGGGTTGGCGATCACTGCCTGCGCACCTGGAATCGGATCAATGTGATTGTCGCGGGCAAACAGCCAGCGCCGCAGTGGCTGGATATGGCCAGCGCCGTGACGCATTGCGAAGCGGGAATGGGCGAGTGGCGCTGGGCAGGCACGACGCCGGAGAATGAACAGCCGGATGTGGTGATGGCCTGTGCCGGTGATGTGCCGACCATGGAGACAATGGCGGCGGTGGATCTGCTGCGCGAGATGCTGCCCGAACTGCGCATCCGGGTGGTGAACGTGGTCGATTTACTGGCACTGCAGCCGCAGGATAAGCATCCGCATGGCAAGTCTGATGCGGAATTCGACGCGCTGTTTACCCAGGATAAGCCGGTGATTTTTGCCTTCCACGGCTATCCGGCGCTGATACATCGTCTGACCTATGCGCGTACCAATCATCGCAACTTCCATGTGCGCGGCTTCAATGAAGAGGGAACCACCACCACACCATTTGATATGACGGTGCTGAACGAGCTTGACCGCTATCATCTGGCGCAGGAGGTGATTCTGCGGGTGCCGGGTCTGGCCGACGCCCATCCCGAGCTGCTGGAGGATTTACAGCAGCGTCTGGCGGAACATCACCGCTATGTCCGTGAACATGGCGAAGATTTGCCGGAGGTGCAGAACTGGAAATGGCCGTCGGCCACCGCACCCGGTGCCCCTGATTAA
- a CDS encoding glutathione S-transferase family protein → MLTILGRASSINVRKVLWLCDELDLDYQREEWGDGFRSTHLPEFMALNPNAMVPVLKDDDFVMWESNAILRYLANTYGGEWLYPLHPQTRAPVDQWMDWQSTELNTSWRYAFMSLVRNSPAHQDPRLLAAASKGWAHTMSILNQQLEKTGRYVAGRNFTLADIPIGLAVNRWFETPLDHPDYPAVRTYYERLTERRGYTVWGRNGTP, encoded by the coding sequence ATGCTGACGATCCTGGGACGCGCCTCCTCAATCAACGTGCGCAAAGTATTATGGCTGTGTGACGAGCTGGACCTTGATTACCAGCGCGAAGAGTGGGGCGACGGCTTCCGTTCAACGCACCTGCCCGAATTCATGGCACTCAACCCGAATGCGATGGTGCCCGTATTAAAAGATGATGACTTTGTGATGTGGGAATCTAACGCCATTCTGCGCTATCTGGCGAACACCTATGGCGGTGAATGGCTTTATCCTCTGCATCCGCAGACGCGTGCGCCTGTCGATCAGTGGATGGACTGGCAATCCACCGAACTCAACACCTCATGGCGCTACGCCTTTATGTCGCTGGTGCGAAACTCACCGGCCCATCAGGACCCGCGACTGCTGGCTGCGGCCAGCAAAGGCTGGGCGCACACCATGAGCATTCTCAATCAGCAGCTGGAAAAAACCGGCCGCTACGTCGCCGGACGCAATTTTACTCTGGCAGACATTCCGATTGGCCTGGCGGTAAACCGCTGGTTTGAAACCCCGCTCGATCATCCCGACTATCCGGCGGTGCGCACCTATTACGAGCGCCTGACTGAACGTCGCGGCTATACCGTCTGGGGCCGCAACGGTACACCCTGA
- a CDS encoding PLP-dependent aminotransferase family protein — MSLAPTSDQPLYQQLADSFAEAIHQGTLKPGKRLPAIRRVAQSHQVSVNTVLNAWQLLEDRGLIEARPQSGYYVRGVLPAVTRHGQHKARVRDPSSGKLDLIDKVFAAQNHPDYTNISLACPQDSELFPAARIARITASLLRRHPNIIGRYALPPGSERLREEIARRALHAGQTLTADEITLTHGCMEALQLALRAVTQPGDCVGLESPTYFFLFPLLASLGLKALEIPTDPQHGLSLDALEMLLQEQRIKALIAMPSVQNPLGCGMSLENKKRLAKLVNTYHVPLIEDGLYDELQFDWPLSPAVKAFDRDGWVIYCTSFTKTVAPDFRLGWTAAGRFHDAIARLKAVSSMAESALLSETLAEFLASGGYDHHLRTLRRRYAANLDEARGLIARYFPVGTRATLPRGGFVFWVELPGGVNTTEMFDRLLQEQICVTPGALYSLSERYNHALRLSCCYPFDARYTRAIQRAGEIACELAGVPCGEAQGVPLRPQTV, encoded by the coding sequence GTGTCCCTTGCTCCCACTTCCGATCAGCCACTCTATCAGCAGCTCGCAGACAGCTTCGCTGAGGCCATCCATCAGGGCACGCTGAAACCCGGTAAACGCCTGCCGGCGATCCGCCGCGTCGCTCAGTCACACCAGGTCAGCGTCAATACGGTGCTGAATGCCTGGCAGCTGCTGGAAGATCGCGGGCTGATTGAGGCGCGTCCGCAGTCGGGGTACTACGTGCGCGGCGTATTGCCCGCCGTCACCCGTCACGGTCAGCACAAAGCCCGGGTACGCGACCCCAGCAGCGGCAAGCTCGACCTGATCGATAAGGTGTTTGCAGCGCAGAACCATCCCGACTACACCAATATCTCGCTGGCCTGCCCGCAGGACAGCGAGCTGTTCCCGGCGGCGCGCATCGCCCGGATTACCGCCTCGCTGCTGCGCCGTCATCCCAACATTATCGGGCGCTATGCACTTCCGCCTGGTAGTGAGCGCTTACGGGAGGAGATTGCGCGACGGGCGCTGCACGCCGGGCAAACGCTCACCGCCGACGAGATCACCCTGACCCACGGCTGCATGGAAGCGCTTCAGCTGGCGCTACGGGCGGTGACGCAGCCCGGCGACTGCGTCGGGCTGGAGTCACCGACTTACTTCTTCCTCTTCCCGCTGCTGGCGTCGCTGGGCCTGAAGGCGCTGGAAATCCCTACCGATCCGCAACATGGCCTGTCGCTGGATGCGCTGGAGATGCTGCTGCAGGAGCAGCGTATTAAGGCACTGATTGCAATGCCCAGCGTGCAGAATCCGCTGGGCTGCGGCATGTCGCTGGAGAATAAGAAGCGGCTGGCGAAGTTAGTGAATACTTACCACGTTCCGCTGATAGAAGACGGACTGTATGACGAGTTGCAGTTCGACTGGCCGCTCTCGCCCGCCGTGAAAGCCTTTGATCGCGATGGCTGGGTGATTTACTGCACCAGCTTTACCAAAACCGTGGCACCCGATTTCCGACTTGGCTGGACCGCCGCAGGCCGTTTTCATGACGCGATTGCCCGACTGAAAGCAGTATCGTCGATGGCCGAATCCGCCCTGCTCTCCGAAACGCTGGCGGAGTTTCTTGCGTCCGGCGGTTACGATCACCATCTGCGCACGCTGCGTCGTCGCTACGCGGCCAATCTGGATGAGGCGCGCGGTCTGATCGCACGCTACTTCCCGGTGGGAACCCGCGCGACGCTGCCGCGCGGTGGATTTGTTTTCTGGGTCGAGTTACCGGGCGGCGTGAATACCACCGAGATGTTTGATCGGCTGCTGCAGGAGCAGATTTGCGTCACGCCTGGCGCGCTCTATTCGCTGAGTGAGCGCTACAACCATGCGCTGCGTCTCTCCTGCTGCTATCCGTTTGATGCCCGCTACACCCGGGCGATTCAGCGCGCGGGCGAAATCGCCTGTGAACTGGCGGGCGTGCCGTGCGGCGAAGCTCAGGGTGTACCGTTGCGGCCCCAGACGGTATAG
- a CDS encoding LysE family translocator: MLDPSFFSYVTVMSITPGPNNLLLATSGVNFGMRRTLPMVFGILVGCALQTVIAGMALEVLLHWMAAIRLPLTLAGCTYLMWLSWKIFRAEAPEARTRPQPMTLVGGACFQAINPKAWLMATNVALLYTGSSGVLTVMIGFMLLNLPCILIWAALGDRLRSHLQIAWKRQLFNSLMALSLVATTVWMLTDALLAA; this comes from the coding sequence ATGCTCGATCCCTCTTTCTTCAGTTATGTCACCGTGATGTCCATTACGCCAGGCCCGAACAATCTGTTGCTGGCGACCTCCGGCGTCAATTTTGGCATGCGGCGAACCCTGCCGATGGTGTTTGGCATTTTAGTGGGCTGTGCGCTACAGACGGTGATTGCCGGGATGGCGCTGGAGGTGTTGCTGCACTGGATGGCGGCGATTCGCCTGCCGCTGACGCTGGCAGGCTGTACCTATCTGATGTGGTTATCCTGGAAAATCTTTCGCGCCGAAGCACCGGAAGCGCGAACCCGTCCACAGCCGATGACGCTGGTGGGCGGTGCCTGCTTCCAGGCCATCAACCCCAAAGCCTGGCTGATGGCCACCAACGTCGCGCTGCTCTACACCGGCAGCAGCGGCGTGCTGACGGTGATGATCGGCTTTATGCTGCTCAATCTGCCCTGCATCCTCATCTGGGCTGCGCTGGGCGATCGCCTGCGCAGCCATCTGCAGATTGCCTGGAAGCGTCAGCTTTTTAACAGCCTGATGGCGCTGTCATTGGTGGCGACCACCGTCTGGATGCTGACCGACGCACTGCTGGCCGCTTAA